The DNA sequence AAAAGCCTGATCTTCCAGGCTATTAGCTCTACCGTCCCAAAAGAAGTCTTTCTCCATAAATACCATATTGACCAATGACATAGCACTACGTTGGGTAGGAATACCCAAAATACCGACACTTTTATCCAACCCATCCGTAAAACTTTGTTCTGGAAAATGGCAGCTAAAACAGCTCATGGTACTATCCGCAGAAAGGATGGGATCAAAAAACAACATTCTTCCGAGCAGGATACCTTGCTCCGTCATTGGGTTGTCAGCCGGAAGGTTGGGTTGTCCTAGAAAGGATGGAAATTCCAGGGTATAGGGAGTAGGAACGTTAGGCCCAGTAATGAGTTCGTCGGGGCAGTTGTCACAACTTGGCATTTCATCATCATCACAAGCTAAAAAAGTAAAGCAAGCAAGGCAGGCAGCTAGAAATAGAAGTTTAGTGTAAGTCTTCATTTTGGGCTTAATTTTTAATCGGATAATACGATTGATTGCTTAATGCGGCGGAGTCGGTTAAAGTTTGTAAAAATGCAATTAAATCTTGCTGATCTTTCTCACTAAGGTGCAATGGTCTGACATTAGGATCAACATTTTCAGCATAATGCCCTCCTGAGTTGTAGTGTTGAACCACTTCTTCGATAGTTTTAAAACGACCATCGTGCATATAAGGAGCGGTGAGGAGAATATTCCTCAAAGTTGGTACCCGGAATTTGCCATTGTCATATTTGTTGCCACTAATTTGCCCGAGTCCCTGGTCTGGGAATTCATCAAGTGAAGAAATTTCATCTAATCCATTGTTGGAGAAGTCAAGATTAGTGAACAGTGGATCGGTATGGCAGTGACTACACTCCGCCATGGGGGTAGCAGGATAGCCAGCGTCGAAAAAGATGGTCCAACCACGCTTTTCTTGCGGTGTAAATTGGGCTTCCCCCCGTTGTACTTGATCGAATTTACTGTTGGCACTCACCAGCGTGCGTTGGAATTGTGCAAGTGCCTTAGCTGTCGATTCCTGATCAATAGATAGACCGGGGAAAGCTTCGTGGAAAAGCCGTGGGTATTCCGGATGCTGACGAAGTCGTGCTTGGATAAGATCCCAATGATTACCCATCTCCAGGCTATCGCCAAGCGGGTGAAGAGCTTGTTCTTCCAGGCTTGGGCTACGTCCGTCCCAGAAAACACCTTTGTAATGAAATCCAATATTGAGCAGGCTGGGAGCCGAGCGCTGGCCCATTCTTCCGGCAATACCTCTACTTACCGCTCCACCATCGGTGAAAGCCAACGCAGGCTGGTGGCAGCTGGAACAACTAATAGTACTGTCCAGCGATAGCACAGGATCGAAAAAAAGCGCCCTGCCTAAAGCTACTCCTTCGTAAGTGAGTGGGTTGTCTTCCGGGATTTGCATTTTCACGAAACCCTCAGGTTCAGGTATGGGGTAAGGAGGGGTAGGGGTTTTATCACAAGAGGTAAAAAGGCTGATCACTAAGAAGGCTAACAGGAACACGCTATTTGAAATCATCAACGGAAATAAGCGGTTGTTAAGAAGGGAGCGATTCTTGATGTTTAAACTCCCAAGCCGATAATGTGGGGTATGTTGGTGTGCACTTGGTTCAGGGGAGGTAGGAGAGGAGAGGGTACAGGACCCGCTTGTGGGAGGGTCCCACCCAGCTGACCGGACCGCCAAAACTGCTCCTTCTGCATCCTTGGCAAAAGGGCAGGCGTCATCATCTGCTCTGTTAACCAGAGCAGCCAAACAATACGCTAAAAAAACACCGCTGAATGCTCCTCTGACAAGAGGAGGTAATTGCCTATGAGGGTGCTGGTAGTTTGTCAGGCTACCAGCGGAGCGCAAACTTAATACTTTTTTGTTTTTATTCAAAATAAAATAAAATTAATTATTTATTTCGAAGGCGTTACTCAAGTTTTCCCACAGCCAACCATAGATGGCAACATTATTGGTGTGGTCTTGCGTGTTTTCTTGGATGTTGATATCCAGGTAGTTACCATCACGTGACAAAATATCGTATAAGTCTACGGTGAAGGTCATACTAGCAGGGTTGTCTTTTTGGATGATCAAGGGCTTGTTCATCGTCAATGTAGTGAACAATTCATCTTTGCCGATGTGATAGGTGAGTGGATCGGAAAACTGACCGTCACCATCAAGGTCGGCACGAGCTTCCACTTTAGCAAACACATAGCCTCGGGCCCACGACCAAAAATTCTGGCTCAATGGATGACCAGCGGCATAATCACCCGGTTGGGTGGCGTTCAATTCTCCGGTAAGTCCCAGCCCGATTTTTATGCCTGTATATACACCTGGTTCCAGATCGGTGAAGCTGAGTTTTACGCCTTGTTCAGCAGTAGCCACGTCATAGAAATCTTCGTAGTTGATGAGTTCAACTTCTGATACCAGTTGGCCTTCTGTACTGCCCTCTTTGATCAAGGTAATGTCGGATACGTAATAGTTGAAAAGCTGGAACTTCAGAGGACTACCATCCGGATAATTATACACCTGATCGAACATCACCAGTGGTGCATCTTGATAAGTAGCTTTAAAAGTTAAGTCTAGGTTTCCGCGACCTTCCTCGCTGTCCGGGTCGCAGGCAGAAAAAATGAAAGTGGCAGAAAGTAGCAATAAGAATAATGGACGCATGGTAGTGGTTTTGAGGGAATGATACAACTAGAGTTGTTCTGCTGGGGGCTGTTTTAGCGAAAGCGCTAAAATTTTATTCTGAACGAGGCAGATTTTGCAGCCGAATGCGGGCAATTCGGCGAAAAATCTAACGAAGTTCAGGATGAAATTTTTCGCTTGCAGCAAAACTTGTCCCAGCAGAACAACTCTATGATAGAGAAATGACGTCTTTGCTGTCTTTCTCCATGATATATAACAAATAGAGCCCACCAAAGTTAAGCTGGTTATTGTGCCAAAACCTGTGTTAACTGAAAGGATTGTGTAAGGTTATCGACAAATTGATTCTTTAAGGCAGTAGTATCTGTTTGCCGAACATCGATGCCTGAAAACCAGCGGGAGATATCGTTTTCAATAACCAACACCGGATTAAAGCCTTCAATAAAAGTGGTGGGTACAGGTAGATCTAGCTGAAGCTCCCTGATGAAATCGCTGCCATAAATATTGATGATCCTCGGAACGGTGTCGATCGCCGTAGTGTCCTGAAAATACTCAATCTTGGCAAAGATGTAGCCGGTGGCAGCACCAAGGTTCATCTGTCCGGTTTTAGGTGCTAGAGGGTGGCTGTTGGAAACGGAGGTCGTAACCGCTTTGTTGACCGGGTCCTTGATGCCAAAGGTGGCTTTCAAGCTGGCAAGTTCTCCACTGGGTGCTAAAGTTTTGAGCGTAACACTGCGCGTCGCGCGATCAATATCAGCAAATAAATAATCATCCCTTACCGTAATCATACTGGTATCGGTTCCGTTGGCAATGCTTAGATCAAGGGAGTCTGTAATGGTAAGTGTTTCGCCATTACTCAGTTGGAGCTCCAAATCAGACCAGTAAAAACGAATGCGTTGAATACGGAAAGGGTGATTATTGGCATCTATATAAAAGGTGTCCAGTCGTAAGGAAACCATCTCGTCGGGATAAGTCCAGGTATTGTCGAAACGAATGCTTAATTTGGGGAAAGTGCAACAATCGGGGCAAGCTTCATCGGCATCCAGGTCAAAATTCGTTGCACGCGTGTCCAGACAGCCAGGGGTCGGTTCATAGCAGCCGGAAATACAAAGCACCACCAAAAGAAAGAGAACGATCCGCATGAGCAAGGCTTATTTTTGCTGCGTTTCCCGCATGATTTTTTTGACAATTTGCTTTACCTGACTGGAAAACTCTTTGTTGACGATCCAGTTGTAGTAGTTTTTATCCTTTCTTAAGACGTCGGCTACTGCCTGGCCGTTGTATTTGCCAAAAGCAAAAACAATATTTCCGTGCTGGTCATATTTCATCTTTTGGGTAGCATCTACAAAGCGGGTGTCATTAGTAAAGTCGTGGAGTAACTTAATGTCTGGCTGGATGGCATTGGGCGTAACTTGGCCGTCTCCGTCTACGTAGTCTTTACCTTTATACATGTCTAGTTGACCCATAAAGACATCAATGGTTGCCTTCACATCAGCCATGGCGTCATGAGCGTTTTCAATTTCTTTTTGGCAATAAAAACGCAAGGCAGCAGAGAGTGTCCGCGGCTCCATTTTATAGAAAATTCGCTGCACATCAATCAAGCGCCGATTATCGATGTTGAACTCCAAACCAGCACGGTCAAACTCCTCCATGAGCATTGGAACATCAAAACGGTTGGAGTTGTAACCCGCTAAATCTGCATCACCAATGAAATCAAAAATTTCCTGTGCGATCTGAGCAAAGAGTGGTTTGCGCGCCACATCCTTGGGTGTGATACCATGAATGCTCATGGCCTCTTCTGAAATGGGAATTCCAGGGTTGACCAAATAGGTTTTCTCCTCAGGAGATTTTCCTTTGGCGGAATATTTGATGAGTGCTATCTGTATAATCCGGTCGCGGATAACGTGTAGACCAGTAGACTCAATGTCAAAAAAAACAAGGTCTTTGCTAAGTTGTAAATCCATGTAAGGGCTCGATTTCGGGCAAAGGTAGACAAACAATCGCGAAAGCAAGCATCTTAGTCAGCCAGTAGTACCGCAAAACCTTTGGTAGCTTTACTGCGCAACTGTCCTTCGTCGTCGCTGTAGATGAAATAGCCTTCCAGGCCCGCTTGCGCTTCTATCAAAGCATAGGCTTTATCCAGCCCCAGTACCATACAGGCCGTAGCAAATCCGTCAGCAGTTGCGCAATCGTCAGCCAAAATAGAGGCACTCAATAGGTTGCTCCTTTCCGGATAACCGGTGAAGGGATTGATGGTGTGACTGAATTTTTGTCCCTTTACCTCGTAATAATTTCGATAATTACCTGAAGTCGCCACCGCTTTATCGACTAATGGGATAGCCACCTGTAGGTCATTAGGGGAGGCGTCTTCCTTTGGTACGGCAATGCCCACCCGCCAGGGTTGATCACTCGCGCCTTTGTTGCCCGCAGCTACTACTTCGCCACCAATATCCACAAAATAATTACGGATGCCGCGTTGACGCAGATAAGCAGCAACTAAGTCCACACCATAACCTTTGGCGATGGCCGAAAAATCTAGTTGGGTGCCCGCAAAGGCTTTATCCAATTGAATAGCAGAAGGGGAGTGGATGACAGAGTCGTAGTCAATCTTATCCAGCCCCACAAAGGTCATTAAGGAGTCAACAGTGGCACTGTCCACCGCCGTTACCGGATGTTTGGGAGTATATCCAAAGCCCCAATAATTGACCAGGGGCATGATCGTAGGATTGAAATTGCCTCCGGTAATTTGCGCAATCTTTAGCGACAACTTCAGATTGGCTAGGAAATGAGGTGCTGCTTGCAAGGTCTCCGCTTCAATCGCGGGCAAATCACCGTGGTTGAAACGAGAAATGAGTGCTTCAGGAATGTAGGTGGAGACCTCCAGGTTGAGCGCCACCAGTAGAGAGTCCACACTCGTTTTTAAGTTAGTAATCTCTTCGCCGAGGTAGCTCACCTTATAATAGGTGCCCATGGTTTCACCTTGGATATGTTGCACCTTCGTCTCCGATAGGTTTTTATGTCGGCAGCCCGCTAGCAGCAGCAGGCTCAAAAAAAGCGTGTAAAAATTAGTTTTCATAAGGAGGGGGGAGTGTGTGGGGGTATTAAATCATCCGACGGCGATCCCACCAGCCATCCAGCGAATAGCGGCCAGGACCCATGAGTAGGATGACCAAGTATACGGTGCCAAACAGCAGTGCTGATTCCCTGTCACGAATGGAATCACCTGCGTGAACGATAAATGCGGCAACCAGCATGGTAATCAAGGCCGGAACCGATGCCCATCGGGTAAACAAGCCTACTACCAATAAGATGGAGCAGACCACTTCTGAAAAAACGGCCAGACCCAGCGATACTTCAGCACCTAAACCTATCGGGTCGCCAAATTTTATCGGACCCTCAGCGAGTAATTTCTCTAATTTACCCCAACCGTGGTTGATTACCATCAGCCCACCAAAAGCGAACCGTAAAAGGAGCAAAGAAATATCAGTAGCTTGTTGATTGGACATACTTTATTAATTTATTGGTTCTAATAACCAGACTTTGTCTGGGAGTGTATCTGTAATCTCATAACGTTCGTAAATCGAATTAGTTAGAAGATTGTGTGGATGATCAGTTCTTAATAAAATGAAACGCGGATGTTGATCCAAAATACGTTTTGCTTCCTTGGTCAGGTCGATTTCCAATGCTTCCACATGATGATCGTAGAACAGTAGCGAGGAATGCACATAAGGGGTAAGCCCTTGCTGACCCAATAAATGATAGACGATATGGTGGTAATTTCCTGTATAGACCAACTCTCCCGGCGCTAGCCGCTCCTTCAAGGCTGCGGCTACCAGACGAGGCCCGTCCAGCTTATTGCGAAAGTAAAAAAACAAGCCCACAGAAATCCCAACGAAAGCAACGACCATGAAAGGCTTGATCCAACGGGCGGCAGCCTTGCGTAGCCATCCCTGCTGCTTGCGCTCAGGGTCAAACCACAGTGCCGCTAAAAGGGCCAGTGGTGGCATCATCTGGATTTGATAGTGCCCAAAGGTTTTACCTGGCAACAGGGTCATCACGGTGACGCAGCCCAGCCAAAGCAAGAGAAAACCCTGCCAGGTGCGATCCTTTGCCAGAGGCTCCCTGAGGGCAAAAATGGCTAGTAAAGTAAACGGAAAAAATCGCCCGAAAAACGCCAGGGCAAACAGCAGGCGGTCAACCCAGCTGGCTTCTACCGGATACTTACTCGTTACATCAAAGGTATAAAACAAGAAGGCTTCGGTCTGCCCAATACTGGCGTAGTACCCGTACGTCAGGGCCAGAGGAAGAAAAAACACCAGCGTGAGAGGCAAGCATTCTTGCAGGATAGTTCGGAAAATACGTTCTTTTCGCCATCCCTGCCAAAGCAAAAATAGCCCAATCGCTAAAGCGTCGGCAGCAATCACGTATTTGATCATAAATCCAGCCCCCAGCAGTAAACCCGCCAGCAAAAAATGATGGATTTTTCGCCCTTCTCCCCAAACCAGCAGCAGCGCACCCAGGGTGAAAGGATTGAAAAACAGTTCCGTATTGGGAGAAATACCGTAAAATTTAAAAATCGAGGTCAGCAAGAGGTAGCTTATCGCTGCGGCCCAGCTTGCTTTTGTGTTACCACTGGCGCTGTTTCCTAATAAGTAAAGAAGATAGGCGGTCAAACCGATCACCAAGGCAGTAAACAGCCGCAAAAAGAAGATAGCACCTCCTCCCAACCAACTCATCAGGGCATAGATCAGAAAAATTCCCACTGGTTTGGTATCATAGCTGTCTACCAGGTAGGTTTGGCCCTCCAGGAGCCCTTTCCCAATCAGGAAATAAGTACTCTCATCATGATTGATCACGCTGGGAAAGAACGTTCCCCAACGCAGTAATACGGCTAAAAACAGCAGTGCTGGTAGTGCCCATTTGGACCAATCAATTTGTCGCATTATCCTTTGGCCTTGCCCTCAAGAATCCCTTCTTTTATGGCCTCTTCTTCCACACCGTGCAGTTGCACCGTATCTACTCCTGTCTTGCGCAAACGCATATTCAGGAATTCTACCAGCAGTGAAAAGGCAATCGCAAAATAGAGATACCCCTTAGGGACAGTTCCTACTTCAGAGCCCGCAATCGAAAGATGTGCCAGGTGTGCTCCTTCAACGATCAACATAAAGCCAATCAGAATCAAAAAGGCGAGCCCCAGCATCTGGATCGTTGGGTTGCGGTTTACGAAATTACCTACTGGGGTGGCAAAAAGCATCATGATTGCTACCGAAACCACCACTGCTGCAATCATAATCGCCAGTGCGCCGTACAGTCCATTGGTCATTCCCACGGC is a window from the Lewinella sp. LCG006 genome containing:
- a CDS encoding cytochrome-c peroxidase; the encoded protein is MISNSVFLLAFLVISLFTSCDKTPTPPYPIPEPEGFVKMQIPEDNPLTYEGVALGRALFFDPVLSLDSTISCSSCHQPALAFTDGGAVSRGIAGRMGQRSAPSLLNIGFHYKGVFWDGRSPSLEEQALHPLGDSLEMGNHWDLIQARLRQHPEYPRLFHEAFPGLSIDQESTAKALAQFQRTLVSANSKFDQVQRGEAQFTPQEKRGWTIFFDAGYPATPMAECSHCHTDPLFTNLDFSNNGLDEISSLDEFPDQGLGQISGNKYDNGKFRVPTLRNILLTAPYMHDGRFKTIEEVVQHYNSGGHYAENVDPNVRPLHLSEKDQQDLIAFLQTLTDSAALSNQSYYPIKN
- a CDS encoding MbnP family protein → MRPLFLLLLSATFIFSACDPDSEEGRGNLDLTFKATYQDAPLVMFDQVYNYPDGSPLKFQLFNYYVSDITLIKEGSTEGQLVSEVELINYEDFYDVATAEQGVKLSFTDLEPGVYTGIKIGLGLTGELNATQPGDYAAGHPLSQNFWSWARGYVFAKVEARADLDGDGQFSDPLTYHIGKDELFTTLTMNKPLIIQKDNPASMTFTVDLYDILSRDGNYLDINIQENTQDHTNNVAIYGWLWENLSNAFEINN
- a CDS encoding MbnP family protein produces the protein MRIVLFLLVVLCISGCYEPTPGCLDTRATNFDLDADEACPDCCTFPKLSIRFDNTWTYPDEMVSLRLDTFYIDANNHPFRIQRIRFYWSDLELQLSNGETLTITDSLDLSIANGTDTSMITVRDDYLFADIDRATRSVTLKTLAPSGELASLKATFGIKDPVNKAVTTSVSNSHPLAPKTGQMNLGAATGYIFAKIEYFQDTTAIDTVPRIINIYGSDFIRELQLDLPVPTTFIEGFNPVLVIENDISRWFSGIDVRQTDTTALKNQFVDNLTQSFQLTQVLAQ
- a CDS encoding exonuclease domain-containing protein codes for the protein MDLQLSKDLVFFDIESTGLHVIRDRIIQIALIKYSAKGKSPEEKTYLVNPGIPISEEAMSIHGITPKDVARKPLFAQIAQEIFDFIGDADLAGYNSNRFDVPMLMEEFDRAGLEFNIDNRRLIDVQRIFYKMEPRTLSAALRFYCQKEIENAHDAMADVKATIDVFMGQLDMYKGKDYVDGDGQVTPNAIQPDIKLLHDFTNDTRFVDATQKMKYDQHGNIVFAFGKYNGQAVADVLRKDKNYYNWIVNKEFSSQVKQIVKKIMRETQQK
- a CDS encoding FAD:protein FMN transferase, producing MKTNFYTLFLSLLLLAGCRHKNLSETKVQHIQGETMGTYYKVSYLGEEITNLKTSVDSLLVALNLEVSTYIPEALISRFNHGDLPAIEAETLQAAPHFLANLKLSLKIAQITGGNFNPTIMPLVNYWGFGYTPKHPVTAVDSATVDSLMTFVGLDKIDYDSVIHSPSAIQLDKAFAGTQLDFSAIAKGYGVDLVAAYLRQRGIRNYFVDIGGEVVAAGNKGASDQPWRVGIAVPKEDASPNDLQVAIPLVDKAVATSGNYRNYYEVKGQKFSHTINPFTGYPERSNLLSASILADDCATADGFATACMVLGLDKAYALIEAQAGLEGYFIYSDDEGQLRSKATKGFAVLLAD
- a CDS encoding DoxX family protein encodes the protein MSNQQATDISLLLLRFAFGGLMVINHGWGKLEKLLAEGPIKFGDPIGLGAEVSLGLAVFSEVVCSILLVVGLFTRWASVPALITMLVAAFIVHAGDSIRDRESALLFGTVYLVILLMGPGRYSLDGWWDRRRMI
- a CDS encoding ArnT family glycosyltransferase; amino-acid sequence: MRQIDWSKWALPALLFLAVLLRWGTFFPSVINHDESTYFLIGKGLLEGQTYLVDSYDTKPVGIFLIYALMSWLGGGAIFFLRLFTALVIGLTAYLLYLLGNSASGNTKASWAAAISYLLLTSIFKFYGISPNTELFFNPFTLGALLLVWGEGRKIHHFLLAGLLLGAGFMIKYVIAADALAIGLFLLWQGWRKERIFRTILQECLPLTLVFFLPLALTYGYYASIGQTEAFLFYTFDVTSKYPVEASWVDRLLFALAFFGRFFPFTLLAIFALREPLAKDRTWQGFLLLWLGCVTVMTLLPGKTFGHYQIQMMPPLALLAALWFDPERKQQGWLRKAAARWIKPFMVVAFVGISVGLFFYFRNKLDGPRLVAAALKERLAPGELVYTGNYHHIVYHLLGQQGLTPYVHSSLLFYDHHVEALEIDLTKEAKRILDQHPRFILLRTDHPHNLLTNSIYERYEITDTLPDKVWLLEPIN